Proteins encoded in a region of the Populus nigra chromosome 3, ddPopNigr1.1, whole genome shotgun sequence genome:
- the LOC133688458 gene encoding uncharacterized protein LOC133688458, whose translation MFRLHKARPAAKSSSGEKIDFKFSYFKALQVPRGWDKLSVSIISVETGKTIAKTSKAAVRNGNCQWTESLSESTWTASQDESSKEHDDCLFKFVVAMGSARSGILGEATVNMASYMSSNDCVPVSFPLKRCNHGTILQVKIQCLTPRTKLIRDDKSKETDSHKEDINADSQSHEVEIKSEESNGTIAKSEESYSGRDSSSTSLPQEHEKRPEASFSNSDSHHSYDSAEDFTRRESFSPSNNLSGDEPPLISGKPNSASSPKSYPMGNPSESNHSSFKSRITLPENLSQEDTQEFATSSLRISGSSKSLLETAEDTIEDLRNEAKMWERNARKLMLDMEILRKEYSEQSKNQANMYLELSAACAERDGLQKEVEQLKLLLEKSTAKPAALEDYTFQDEGAVKELENDVMFQRESNANLNLQLKRSQESNAELVSVLQELEETIEKQKDEIDNLSALQSKFSDMENSIQMNLEKNRNLILHTQQLQESEKILQAKVQALEQDLEDKNRSIENESMKNRNFLDMETEYKCKLTAKEKEIVSLKAKLSESLNERHYSTKMESITGGDENLIREIEALKVKLQELESDCQELTDENLELLLKLKEKKESSTDGVLSSTSFMSEGNGQESQVDKLEEKMKKKLLREIENDHNLSIQQIESLKSQLEVEVTELNMELGEKLAEIERLKASLLSKEDENGNLQRYQRELEAKLSVLQNEKGQMEERMEIVTREGDIATKCLNDLRKDLMVLSSSVDSHVSANKILERRSSELASAKQELEIRLSELKQENEELSSHITVLEGQITQLTDERKSTKLELENSKTQVQILQDQVSRLKIHVETQTTDLKQNLQQLHDQWSEAQEECDYLKSENLNLQATAESIMQECSSLQKSNGELERQILELQGHCTHLEAKLRESHRRFADCSRRVTVLEENISSVLEDSASKEKKLITELETLLEENEKQNKRFSLLNQMYLEMMVEVESLQREVGDLTKQLSATQADRERIASEAVDEVSGLCAVIAKLESELNSSQIESNTRVQGLMGELAASKQNQEMLKVDNGRMSKLLTNYISCEENFKTTLSDLELKLTVSEYERQQVMEESTKLKVQLLEIGSLQDEVVVLKNELNAIKDEKEKLETSFRLVSGECKELKIEKSSFIEKITILQKAVSELEDSKQKIISLEEKLLRMEGDLMAKEAFCEQYAEINSELTRIKRANKQLQQQMRQVEEDKLACLTRTQSLEGEVMFLKEQQQNQRDSGRKNSYSNQLQEGDCGYKIPDGVVPASKSQSLEENLAKALEENNSYKIQLKRLKSEGRKSVPRSRKSTAEGEVVPKEKFERTKSSLEAELRDIRERYFHMSLKYAEVEANREELVMKLKASNSGKRWL comes from the exons ATGTTCCGGTTGCACAAGGCCAGGCCAGCTGCTAAATCATCATCAGGGGAgaaaattgatttcaaattcTCCTATTTCAAGGCACTCCAG GTTCCAAGAGGATGGGACAAGCTGTCTGTGTCTATAATCTCCGTGGAGACtggaaaaacaattgcaaaGACGAGCAAAGCAGCTGTTCGAAATGGGAATTGTCAATGGACTGAGAGCTTATCAGAATCCACGTGGACTGCTTCACAAGATGAGTCTTCAAAGGAACATGACGATTGCCTCTTCAAGTTTGTTGTTGCCATG GGATCAGCTAGATCTGGCATTCTTGGAGAGGCTACAGTTAATATGGCAAGCTACATGAGCTCGAATGATTGTGTCCCGGTTTCATTCCCATTGAAAAGGTGCAATCACGGCACCATTTTACAG gtcAAGATTCAATGCCTGACACCGAGAACAAAACTAATCAG GGATGACAAATCGAAGGAGACAGATTCCCACAAGGAAGATATAAATGCAGACTCTCAGTCTCATGAAGTGGAGATCAAGTCAGAGGAGTCTAATGGTACAATTGCAAAGAGTGAAGAATCTTACTCAGGTAGAGATTCCAGCTCTACCTCACTTCCGCAAGAACATGAGAAGAGGCCG GAAGCCAGTTTCTCTAACTCGGATTCACATCACAGCTATGACTCCGCAGAGGATTTCACAAGAAGGGAAAGTTTCTCGCCATCAAACAACTTAAGTGGTGATGAACCCCCCCTGATTTCAGGAAAACCAAATTCGGCAAGCTCCCCAAAGAGTTATCCTATGGGAAATCCATCTGAATCAAATCATTCATCATTTAAATCACGGATAACGCTTCCAGAAAACCTTTCTCAAGAAGACACACAAGAGTTTGCTACATCATCTTTGAGAATTTCAGGTTCTTCTAAGAGCTTGTTGGAAACGGCAGAAGATACAATCGAAGACCTTCGTAATGAGGCTAAGATGTGGGAGAGGAATGCCAGGAAGCTGATGCTTGATATGGAAATATTGAGGAAGGAATACTCTGAGCAGTCTAAAAACCAGGCAAATATGTACTTGGAGCTGTCAGCAGCATGCGCAGAACGTGATGGGCTGCAAAAAGAAGTTGAACAATTGAAACTGCTGTTAGAGAAATCTACTGCGAAACCAGCAGCATTGGAGGATTACACGTTCCAAGATGAAGGTGCAGTTAAGGAATTAGAAAATGATGTTATGTTTCAGAGGGAATCCAATGCTAATCTCAATCTCCAGCTGAAAAGGAGTCAAGAGTCTAATGCTGAGCTTGTATCTGTGCTTCAGGAGCTGGAAGAAACTATTGAAAAGCAGAAAGATGAGATAGATAATCTCTCTGCTCTCCAGTCAAAATTCAGCGATATGGAAAACTCTATCCAGATGAACTTAGAGAAGAACAGGAACTTAATTCTCCACACTCAACAACTGCAAGAATCGGAGAAAATTTTGCAGGCTAAAGTACAAGCACTGGAACAGGATCTGGAGGACAAAAACCGAAGCATAGAAAATGAGAGTATGAAGAACCGAAATTTTTTGGATATGGAGACTGAATACAAATGCAAGCTAACtgctaaagaaaaagaaatagtcAGTTTGAAAGCAAAGCTATCAGAGTCGCTGAATGAAAGGCATTATTCCACAAAAATGGAGTCCATAACTGGAGGTGATGAAAATTTGATCAGAGAAATTGAAGCATTAAAAGTTAAGCTGCAGGAGCTGGAAAGCGACTGCCAGGAGTTAACAGATGAAAACCTTGAGTTGTTGCTCAaacttaaggaaaaaaaagagagttccACGGATGGAGTTTTATCTTCGACCAGTTTCATGTCCGAAGGAAATGGCCAAGAATCACAAGTGGATAAACttgaagagaagatgaagaagaaattgcTTAGGGAGATTGAAAATGATCACAATCTTTCAATTCAACAGATTGAAAGCCTGAAATCGCAACTGGAAGTTGAAGTTACAGAACTGAATATGGAACTCGGTGAAAAATTGGCTGAGATAGAAAGACTCAAGGCTAGTTTACTGTCAAAAGAAGATGAGAATGGGAATCTTCAAAGGTATCAGAGAGAATTAGAAGCCAAGCTTTCCGTTCTTCAAAATGAAAAGGGCCAGATGGAAGAAAGAATGGAGATTGTGACAAGGGAAGGTGACATTGCAACGAAGTGCCTGAATGACTTGAGAAAGGATTTAATGGTACTTAGCAGCAGTGTGGATTCGCATGTTTCTGccaataaaattcttgaaaggaGATCTTCAGAGCTAGCTAGTGCTAAACAGGAATTGGAGATCCGATTATCAGAGCTAAAGCAAGAAAATGAAGAGTTGTCATCACACATAACTGTCTTGGAAGGTCAAATAACGCAATTGACAGATGAGAGGAAGTCAACTAAATTGGAATTAGAGAATTCCAAAACTCAGGTTCAGATTCTTCAAGATCAGGTTTCAAGATTGAAAATTCACGTGGAGACTCAAACGACCGATCTGAAACAAAATCTACAACAACTGCATGATCAATGGTCAGAAGCTCAAGAAGAATGTGATTATCTGAAAAGTGAGAATCTTAATTTGCAAGCTACTGCTGAAAGTATTATGCAAGAATGCAGTTCACTTCAGAAATCAAATGGAGAGTTGGAAAGGCAGATATTAGAGTTGCAAGGGCACTGCACCCATTTGGAGGCAAAATTGAGAGAGTCGCACAGAAGATTTGCTGATTGTTCCAGAAGAGTGACGGTTTTAGAAGAAAATATATCTTCAGTTCTAGAAGATAGTGCCTCGAAAGAGAAAAAACTAATTACGGAGTTGGAGACACTTCTTGAGGAAAATGAAAAACAGAATAAGAGATTTAGTTTGCTAAACCAGATGTATTTGGAGATGATGGTTGAAGTTGAGAGTCTTCAAAGAGAGGTGGGAGACCTTACCAAGCAACTTTCTGCAACTCAAGCGGATAGAGAGAGAATAGCTTCTGAAGCTGTGGATGAAGTGTCTGGTTTATGTGCAGTCATAGCCAAGCTAGAATCGGAACTCAATAGTTCTCAGATTGAATCCAACACGAGGGTTCAAGGCTTGATGGGTGAACTTGCTGCATCCAAACAGAACCAAGAAATGTTGAAGGTTGACAATGGAAGAATGTCAAAGCTGTTGACTAATTACATATCTTGcgaagaaaattttaaaaccacTCTTAGCGATCTTGAATTAAAGCTGACAGTTTCTGAGTATGAACGGCAACAAGTCATGGAAGAATCTACCAAATTGAAGGTTCAGCTTCTTGAGATAGGATCTCTTCAGGATGAAGTTGTGGTTTTGAAGAATGAACTCAATGCAATCAAGGATGAGAAAGAGAAACTGGAAACTTCATTCCGCCTAGTATCTGGAGAGTGCAAAGAGTTGAAGATAGAGAAGAGTTCATTTATTGAGAAGATCACTATTTTGCAGAAGGCCGTATCTGAATTAGAGGACAGCAAACAGAAAATAATTTCCTTGGAAGAAAAGCTTTTGCGGATGGAAGGTGACCTAATGGCAAAGGAGGCATTTTGTGAACAGTATGCAGAGATTAACAGTGAGCTCACCCGGATCAAGAGAGCAAACAAGCAACTTCAGCAGCAGATGCGACAAGTTGAGGAGGATAAACTTGCATGCTTAACAAGAACTCAATCTCTTGAAGGAGAGGTGATGTTCTTGAAGGAACAACAGCAGAACCAGAGGGACTCTGGGAGGAAGAATTCTTACAGCAACCAACTGCAAGAA GGTGATTGTGGCTACAAAATTCCTGATGGAGTTGTTCCTGCGTCGAAAAGTCAGTCACTTGAGGAAAATCTGGCCAAGGCgttggaagaaaataattcGTATAAAATCCAGCTTAAAAG GTTGAAGTCTGAGGGTCGTAAAAGCGTCCCAAGATCTAGAAAATCAACAGCTGAAGGTGAAGTTGTACCAAAAGAGAAATTTGAACGCACAAAATCATCACTGGAGGCAGAGTTAAGAGACATTCGAGAGCGATACTTCCACATGAGCCTGAAATATGCAGAGGTCGAAGCTAACCGTGAAGAACTTGTGATGAAGCTCAAGGCATCCAATAGTGGAAAGAGGTGGCTCTAA